Proteins from one Puntigrus tetrazona isolate hp1 chromosome 10, ASM1883169v1, whole genome shotgun sequence genomic window:
- the b3glctb gene encoding beta-1,3-glucosyltransferase isoform X3, with protein MSGCTAGYSVIYFCCSLLSFVTPCGAFNDGSSKKQERSDPRVFDQFTATEVRDVVFVIQSQKNTYHSHRAEQRRTELLHQAQILNQSSPDVVLLHKLSDYDGNWSVLPALPSLVSQYCRTSSWFVFLEEETNVNLHNLLVVLSKFNTQKIALYIWEEGKGPALTAVNEFCSELNSSPSMGECATAINIYLPVCGNPVQKEDIFVAIKTCHRFHGDRVPIVKQTWEKDAASLEYYSDITDPYIPTVHLGIPNTERGHCAKTFAILRRFASGAVTQAPWLLIVDDDTLISLTRLRGLLSCYDPNEAVSVGERYGYGLSSDGYSYITGGGGMVFSRVAVQNILAGGCGCRISDAPDDMVLGMCLTTLGLPVTHSPLFHQARPHDYVKELLVRQSPISFHKHWNINPVAVYQHWLAEPNHNRPGSLTKTREEL; from the exons ATGTCTGGATGCACTGCTGGATACAGTGTCATATATTTCTGCTGTTCTCTGCTCTCATTTG TGACTCCTTGCGGTGCTTTTAACGACGGAAGCTCAAAa aaacaagaaagaagTGATCCGCGCGTCTTTGACCAGTTCACTG CGACAGAAGTGCGGGATGTGGTGTTTGTGATACAGAGTCAGAAAAACACATATCATAGCCACAGGGCTGAACAAAGAAGAACAGAGTTACTCCATCAGGCTCAAATCCTAAACCAG AGTTCACCAGATGTTGTGCTCCTTCACAAGCTGTCAGACTATGATGGGAACTGGAGCGTTCTTCCGGCACTGCCGAG ccttGTCTCACAGTACTGTCGAACGTCGTCATGGTTTGTGTTTTTGGAAGAAGAGACCAATGTGAACTTGCACAACCTTCTGGTGGTGCTGAGCAAATTCAACACACAAAAG ATTGCCCTCTACATCTGGGAGGAAGGAAAAGGTCCTGCTTTGACTGCGGTGAATGAGTTTTGCTCAGAGCTAAACAGCTCTCCCTCAATGGGAGAATGTGCTACGGCCATCAACATCTACTTGCCTGTCTGT GGAAACCCTGTGCAGAAGGAGGACATCTTTGTTGCTATTAAAACATGTCACAGATTTCATGGAGATAGAG TTCCTATAGTTAAACAAACATGGGAAAAAGATGCTGCCTCGTTGGAATACTACAGTGACATCACGGACCCATATATACCCACAGTCCACCTGGGAATCCCTAACACAGAGAGAG GGCACTGTGCGAAAACATTTGCCATCCTGAGGAGGTTTGCGAGTGGAGCTGTAACGCAAGCTCCTTGGTTGCTCATAGTGGATGATGACACACTAATAAG TCTAACCAGACTCAGAGGGCTGCTTAGTTGTTATGATCCCAATGAAGCCGTGAGTGTTGGAGAACGTTACGGTTATGGGCTTAGCAGCGACGGCTACAGCTACATCACGGGAGGTGGAGG GATGGTGTTCAGCAGGGTAGCGGTGCAGAATATTTTGGCAGGTGGCTGTGGATGCCGCATTTCCGATGCCCCTGATGACATGGTATTAGGGATGTGTCTAACCACACTTGGACTGCCGGTCACACACAGCCCACTTTTCCATCAG GCCCGTCCACATGATTATGTGAAAGAGCTGCTGGTACGACAGAGCCCAATCTCCTTCCACAAGCACTGGAACATCAATCCTGTTGCTGTGTACCAGCACTGGCTCGCAGAGCCCAACCACAACAGACCAGGCTCGCTCACAAAGACCAGAGAGGAGCTGTAG
- the b3glctb gene encoding beta-1,3-glucosyltransferase isoform X1: MSGCTAGYSVIYFCCSLLSFVTPCGAFNDGSSKKQERSDPRVFDQFTATEVRDVVFVIQSQKNTYHSHRAEQRRTELLHQAQILNQSSPDVVLLHKLSDYDGNWSVLPALPSLVSQYCRTSSWFVFLEEETNVNLHNLLVVLSKFNTQKEWFLGKPLHDDEPTIIHHYAFSEDPYSFSYPDFMAGWALSCPLAKRTAERVNYEPPKSDFTIDLQHEIALYIWEEGKGPALTAVNEFCSELNSSPSMGECATAINIYLPVCGNPVQKEDIFVAIKTCHRFHGDRVPIVKQTWEKDAASLEYYSDITDPYIPTVHLGIPNTERGHCAKTFAILRRFASGAVTQAPWLLIVDDDTLISLTRLRGLLSCYDPNEAVSVGERYGYGLSSDGYSYITGGGGMVFSRVAVQNILAGGCGCRISDAPDDMVLGMCLTTLGLPVTHSPLFHQARPHDYVKELLVRQSPISFHKHWNINPVAVYQHWLAEPNHNRPGSLTKTREEL, translated from the exons ATGTCTGGATGCACTGCTGGATACAGTGTCATATATTTCTGCTGTTCTCTGCTCTCATTTG TGACTCCTTGCGGTGCTTTTAACGACGGAAGCTCAAAa aaacaagaaagaagTGATCCGCGCGTCTTTGACCAGTTCACTG CGACAGAAGTGCGGGATGTGGTGTTTGTGATACAGAGTCAGAAAAACACATATCATAGCCACAGGGCTGAACAAAGAAGAACAGAGTTACTCCATCAGGCTCAAATCCTAAACCAG AGTTCACCAGATGTTGTGCTCCTTCACAAGCTGTCAGACTATGATGGGAACTGGAGCGTTCTTCCGGCACTGCCGAG ccttGTCTCACAGTACTGTCGAACGTCGTCATGGTTTGTGTTTTTGGAAGAAGAGACCAATGTGAACTTGCACAACCTTCTGGTGGTGCTGAGCAAATTCAACACACAAAAG GAGTGGTTTCTGGGCAAACCCCTCCATGATGATGAACCAACAATTATCCACCACTATGCTTTCTCAGAGGACCCCTACAGCTTTAGTTATCCTGACTTCATGGCTGGCTGGGCCCTCAGTTGCCCCCTGGCTAAGCG AACCGCAGAACGTGTGAATTATGAGCCACCAAAATCGGATTTCACAATTGACCTTCAACACGAG ATTGCCCTCTACATCTGGGAGGAAGGAAAAGGTCCTGCTTTGACTGCGGTGAATGAGTTTTGCTCAGAGCTAAACAGCTCTCCCTCAATGGGAGAATGTGCTACGGCCATCAACATCTACTTGCCTGTCTGT GGAAACCCTGTGCAGAAGGAGGACATCTTTGTTGCTATTAAAACATGTCACAGATTTCATGGAGATAGAG TTCCTATAGTTAAACAAACATGGGAAAAAGATGCTGCCTCGTTGGAATACTACAGTGACATCACGGACCCATATATACCCACAGTCCACCTGGGAATCCCTAACACAGAGAGAG GGCACTGTGCGAAAACATTTGCCATCCTGAGGAGGTTTGCGAGTGGAGCTGTAACGCAAGCTCCTTGGTTGCTCATAGTGGATGATGACACACTAATAAG TCTAACCAGACTCAGAGGGCTGCTTAGTTGTTATGATCCCAATGAAGCCGTGAGTGTTGGAGAACGTTACGGTTATGGGCTTAGCAGCGACGGCTACAGCTACATCACGGGAGGTGGAGG GATGGTGTTCAGCAGGGTAGCGGTGCAGAATATTTTGGCAGGTGGCTGTGGATGCCGCATTTCCGATGCCCCTGATGACATGGTATTAGGGATGTGTCTAACCACACTTGGACTGCCGGTCACACACAGCCCACTTTTCCATCAG GCCCGTCCACATGATTATGTGAAAGAGCTGCTGGTACGACAGAGCCCAATCTCCTTCCACAAGCACTGGAACATCAATCCTGTTGCTGTGTACCAGCACTGGCTCGCAGAGCCCAACCACAACAGACCAGGCTCGCTCACAAAGACCAGAGAGGAGCTGTAG
- the hunk gene encoding hormonally up-regulated neu tumor-associated kinase homolog A encodes MPDAGTDMGTDSGRVLGAKAPQAPAGTESTPPSLSSGPQADILRNFYHTKRVGNYLIGRKLGEGSFAKVREGLHAITGEKVAVKVIDKKKAKKDSYVTKNLRREGHIQQMIRHPNITQLLDILETENSYYLVMELCPGGNLMNHIYEKKKLEEREAQKYVRQLVMAVEHLHRAGVVHRDLKIENLLLDEQDNIKLIDFGLSNCAGILGYSDPFSTQCGSPAYAAPELLSRKKYGPKVDVWSIGVNMYAMLTGTLPFTVEPFSLKALHQRMVDKDMNPLPPSISSAANSLLKKLLEPDPDMRPNIHQVMADPWLQLGNPHTGVPYLNRIHIEEINHTVLLYMTEKMGYKHSEVLSAVLTNRACHTLTVYFLLNNKIKRLTKEYREKQYNMEKEKKSELFQTQWRKHVEKITIPPKQTPAYLAVNKGPTKEKKHRNGLLKAVTGGFKDVYSGRDGCITSSSLEYMEIHPLYPTPQSTPTHPTPETQPEQKDSSKDSTKAVNTPARPPSSLGAHSWASASKEPSKDTPPSPWYKLTNGELSPPRHVSAFQPDSTYLKKATIPSIPVLIVKPQPKKASEWTSHSESSGSPPSSVSGDEPDSSPFLIVKPQPKKCRPTSEWSSSSESGGSPPSSRGSDEPDSPQHRIKFPSMGIGHILKKKVAPFRIQLPPFKPERVMEVESPTPYHMQTLLCASGALKTLC; translated from the exons ATGCCCGATGCAGGAACAGACATGGGGACGGACAGCGGGAGGGTTTTGGGGGCGAAAGCTCCTCAGGCTCCGGCAGGCACTGAAAGCACCCCTCCGTCTCTGAGCAGCGGTCCTCAGGCTGACATCCTCCGAAACTTTTACCACACGAAAAGAGTTGGGAATTATCTGATCGGAAGGAAGCTAGGAGAGGGATCGTTCGCCAAAGTCCGAGAGGGGCTTCACGCGATCACCGGCGAGAAG GTGGCAGTGAAAGTGATTGATAAAAAGAAGGCCAAAAAGGACTCATATGTCACTAAGAACTTGCGTCGTGAAGGACATATTCAGCAGATGATCCGGCACCCAAACATCACCCAACTGCTGGACATACTAGAGACGGAGAACAGCTACTACCTTGTCATGGAGCTCTGCCCTGGTGGAAACCTCATGAATCACATTTACGAGAAGAAAAAGCTGGAAGAAAGGGAGGCCCAGAAATATGTGCGCCAGCTAGTCATGGCGGTGGAGCACCTGCACAGGGCAGGAGTTGTTCACAG AGATTTAAAGATTGAAAATCTCCTCCTTGATGAACAAGACAACATAAAGCTGATCG ATTTTGGACTTAGTAACTGCGCGGGCATTCTGGGATACTCTGATCCCTTCAGCACACAGTGTGGCAGCCCAGCATACGCCGCACCTGAGCTTCTCTCAAGAAAGAAATACGGGCCCAAAGTGGATGTCTGGTCAAT agGGGTGAACATGTATGCTATGCTGACTGGTACCCTACCGTTCACCGTGGAGCCATTTAGCCTGAAAGCTCTGCATCAGAGGATGGTGGACAAGGATATGAACCCTCTACCTCCATCTATCTCTTCAG CTGCCAACAGTCTGCTGAAGAAACTTCTCGAGCCTGACCCCGACATGAGACCCAACATCCACCAAGTGATGGCAGACCCGTGGCTGCAATTGGGCAACCCTCACACAGGAGTTCCTTACTTAAATAG gATCCACATTGAGGAGATCAACCACACGGTCCTGCTTTACATGACAGAGAAAATGGGTTACAAACACAGTGAGGTTCTGAGCGCTGTGCTCACTAACAGGGCTTGCCACACGCTGACTGTGTACTTCCTCCTCAACAACAAGATTAAGAGACTCACAAAAGAGTACAGG GAGAAACAGTACAACAtggagaaggagaaaaagagcgAGCTGTTCCAGACTCAATGGAGGAAGCACGTTGAGAAGATTACGATTCCACCAAAACAGACACCTGCATATCTCGCTGTGAACAAAGGTCCTACCAAagagaagaaacacagaaatg GTCTTCTGAAAGCTGTGACTGGAggttttaaagatgtttactCAGGACGTGATGGTTGTATCACCTCATCTTCTCTGGAGTACATGGAGATCCACCCCCTGTACCCGACCCCTCAGTCAACCCCAACCCATCCTACACCTGAGACCCAGCCTGAGCAGAAGGACAGCTCCAAAGATTCCACAAAAGCTGTCAACACACCCGCCCGCCCACCTTCCTCCCTCGGCGCGCATTCCTGGGCTTCCGCAAGCAAGGAACCGAGCAAAGACACTCCTCCATCACCATGGTACAAGCTGACCAACGGAGAGCTCTCTCCACCTCGACACGTATCTGCTTTTCAGCCCGATAGCACGTACTTGAAGAAGGCCACGATACCAAGCATACCTGTTCTCATCGTCAAACCTCAACCCAAGAAAGCTTCCGAGTGGACGAGCCACTCCGAGTCAAGCGGTAGCCCACCTAGCAGCGTGAGTGGCGACGAACCCGACAGCTCACCTTTTCTCATCGTCAAACCTCAACCCAAGAAATGCCGTCCCACTTCAGAGTGGTCGAGTTCCTCAGAGTCAGGCGGTAGCCCACCTAGCAGCAGGGGTAGCGATGAACCCGACAGCCCTCAACATCGCATCAAGTTCCCTTCCATGGGCATCGggcacattttaaagaaaaaggttGCGCCCTTCAGGATTCAGCTACCCCCGTTCAAGCCAGAGCGTGTGATGGAAGTGGAGTCTCCAACTCCCTACCATATGCAAACTCTGCTCTGTGCCTCGGGGGCTCTCAAAACCCTGTGCTGA
- the b3glctb gene encoding beta-1,3-glucosyltransferase isoform X2, with protein MRRSTCRETKKQERSDPRVFDQFTATEVRDVVFVIQSQKNTYHSHRAEQRRTELLHQAQILNQSSPDVVLLHKLSDYDGNWSVLPALPSLVSQYCRTSSWFVFLEEETNVNLHNLLVVLSKFNTQKEWFLGKPLHDDEPTIIHHYAFSEDPYSFSYPDFMAGWALSCPLAKRTAERVNYEPPKSDFTIDLQHEIALYIWEEGKGPALTAVNEFCSELNSSPSMGECATAINIYLPVCGNPVQKEDIFVAIKTCHRFHGDRVPIVKQTWEKDAASLEYYSDITDPYIPTVHLGIPNTERGHCAKTFAILRRFASGAVTQAPWLLIVDDDTLISLTRLRGLLSCYDPNEAVSVGERYGYGLSSDGYSYITGGGGMVFSRVAVQNILAGGCGCRISDAPDDMVLGMCLTTLGLPVTHSPLFHQARPHDYVKELLVRQSPISFHKHWNINPVAVYQHWLAEPNHNRPGSLTKTREEL; from the exons ATGAGACGATCGACGTGCAGAGAAACGAAG aaacaagaaagaagTGATCCGCGCGTCTTTGACCAGTTCACTG CGACAGAAGTGCGGGATGTGGTGTTTGTGATACAGAGTCAGAAAAACACATATCATAGCCACAGGGCTGAACAAAGAAGAACAGAGTTACTCCATCAGGCTCAAATCCTAAACCAG AGTTCACCAGATGTTGTGCTCCTTCACAAGCTGTCAGACTATGATGGGAACTGGAGCGTTCTTCCGGCACTGCCGAG ccttGTCTCACAGTACTGTCGAACGTCGTCATGGTTTGTGTTTTTGGAAGAAGAGACCAATGTGAACTTGCACAACCTTCTGGTGGTGCTGAGCAAATTCAACACACAAAAG GAGTGGTTTCTGGGCAAACCCCTCCATGATGATGAACCAACAATTATCCACCACTATGCTTTCTCAGAGGACCCCTACAGCTTTAGTTATCCTGACTTCATGGCTGGCTGGGCCCTCAGTTGCCCCCTGGCTAAGCG AACCGCAGAACGTGTGAATTATGAGCCACCAAAATCGGATTTCACAATTGACCTTCAACACGAG ATTGCCCTCTACATCTGGGAGGAAGGAAAAGGTCCTGCTTTGACTGCGGTGAATGAGTTTTGCTCAGAGCTAAACAGCTCTCCCTCAATGGGAGAATGTGCTACGGCCATCAACATCTACTTGCCTGTCTGT GGAAACCCTGTGCAGAAGGAGGACATCTTTGTTGCTATTAAAACATGTCACAGATTTCATGGAGATAGAG TTCCTATAGTTAAACAAACATGGGAAAAAGATGCTGCCTCGTTGGAATACTACAGTGACATCACGGACCCATATATACCCACAGTCCACCTGGGAATCCCTAACACAGAGAGAG GGCACTGTGCGAAAACATTTGCCATCCTGAGGAGGTTTGCGAGTGGAGCTGTAACGCAAGCTCCTTGGTTGCTCATAGTGGATGATGACACACTAATAAG TCTAACCAGACTCAGAGGGCTGCTTAGTTGTTATGATCCCAATGAAGCCGTGAGTGTTGGAGAACGTTACGGTTATGGGCTTAGCAGCGACGGCTACAGCTACATCACGGGAGGTGGAGG GATGGTGTTCAGCAGGGTAGCGGTGCAGAATATTTTGGCAGGTGGCTGTGGATGCCGCATTTCCGATGCCCCTGATGACATGGTATTAGGGATGTGTCTAACCACACTTGGACTGCCGGTCACACACAGCCCACTTTTCCATCAG GCCCGTCCACATGATTATGTGAAAGAGCTGCTGGTACGACAGAGCCCAATCTCCTTCCACAAGCACTGGAACATCAATCCTGTTGCTGTGTACCAGCACTGGCTCGCAGAGCCCAACCACAACAGACCAGGCTCGCTCACAAAGACCAGAGAGGAGCTGTAG